One segment of Sinorhizobium sp. BG8 DNA contains the following:
- a CDS encoding SDR family oxidoreductase: MSRLNGKVAIVTGASAGIGRATAKLFVAEGAKLVVGARRQGELDELVAEIRAAGGEAVALSGDVRSEEYAKALVELAAKTYGRLDIAFNNAGTLGEGGPSTGVSEEGWNDAIAINLTGSFLGAKHQIAEMEKQGGGSVIFTSTFVGYSFAFPGVAAYAASKAGLIGLTQALAAEYGPKGIRVNAILPGAVDTAMYREKNNTAESQSFITNLHALKRVAAPEELARSVLYLASDDAAFVTGTASLVDGGISITRT; the protein is encoded by the coding sequence ATGTCACGTCTCAATGGAAAGGTAGCAATCGTCACCGGCGCCAGTGCCGGGATCGGCCGGGCAACGGCCAAGCTGTTCGTAGCCGAAGGCGCGAAACTCGTCGTTGGCGCTCGCCGGCAGGGCGAGCTTGATGAACTCGTGGCGGAAATCAGGGCAGCCGGCGGCGAGGCTGTCGCTCTCTCCGGCGACGTACGTTCCGAGGAATATGCCAAGGCGTTGGTGGAACTCGCCGCAAAGACCTACGGCCGGCTCGACATCGCCTTCAACAATGCCGGGACGCTCGGCGAGGGCGGCCCCAGCACGGGAGTCTCCGAAGAGGGGTGGAACGATGCCATCGCGATCAACCTCACGGGTTCGTTCCTCGGCGCCAAGCACCAGATTGCCGAAATGGAAAAGCAGGGCGGGGGCTCGGTGATCTTCACATCGACGTTCGTCGGCTACAGCTTCGCCTTTCCCGGTGTCGCCGCCTATGCGGCAAGCAAGGCAGGGCTGATCGGGCTGACGCAGGCACTCGCCGCCGAATATGGGCCGAAGGGTATTCGCGTGAACGCAATTCTTCCTGGAGCCGTCGATACCGCGATGTATCGTGAGAAGAACAACACGGCGGAATCCCAGTCCTTCATCACCAACCTTCACGCCCTGAAGCGTGTCGCCGCTCCCGAGGAACTGGCACGTTCAGTGCTCTATCTCGCTTCCGACGACGCGGCCTTCGTTACCGGCACGGCCTCGCTGGTCGATGGTGGCATCTCGATCACCCGGACCTGA